In the Natronolimnobius baerhuensis genome, one interval contains:
- a CDS encoding SRPBCC family protein, protein MTVRVERSFELSASPERVWEFIADPENRARAISVVQDYRVTDSAGRKVTWDVELPIPLVRRTVTVETEDVTRTEPEYVKFVGKATAMQVTGEHTIVPTETGTRLENRFIVDGKLPGVEKYFKRNLDDELENLRRALEREVQTT, encoded by the coding sequence ATGACTGTACGGGTCGAGCGTTCGTTCGAGTTGTCGGCGTCGCCCGAGCGCGTCTGGGAGTTTATCGCGGACCCCGAAAATCGCGCTCGAGCGATTAGCGTCGTCCAAGACTATCGCGTCACGGACTCGGCTGGACGGAAGGTTACCTGGGACGTTGAACTGCCGATCCCATTGGTCCGACGGACGGTCACCGTCGAAACTGAAGACGTCACGCGAACCGAGCCTGAATACGTCAAATTCGTCGGCAAGGCAACGGCCATGCAGGTGACCGGCGAGCACACAATCGTGCCGACAGAAACGGGCACGCGCCTCGAGAATCGCTTCATCGTCGACGGAAAACTCCCCGGGGTCGAGAAGTACTTCAAGCGCAATCTCGACGACGAACTCGAGAACCTGCGCCGAGCGCTCGAGCGGGAGGTCCAGACGACGTAG
- a CDS encoding DUF7123 family protein, whose product MTDYSDEEKRILSHLRESAARGEQYFRAKNIAAAIGLSSKQVGARLPHLAEKSEDVDIEKWGRARSTTWKVTVS is encoded by the coding sequence ATGACTGACTATTCCGACGAAGAAAAGCGGATCCTTTCGCACCTCCGTGAGAGTGCCGCCCGAGGCGAACAGTACTTCCGGGCGAAGAATATCGCGGCGGCGATTGGACTTTCGTCGAAACAGGTTGGAGCACGACTGCCCCATCTTGCGGAGAAATCCGAGGACGTCGATATTGAAAAATGGGGACGCGCCCGGTCGACGACGTGGAAAGTCACCGTTAGTTGA
- a CDS encoding DUF7525 family protein: MATETNAGTDKGVGVALACAAVVAVGAVLMITGASDLEGAAGFGAAMVFSAIAIVAIHLWG, encoded by the coding sequence ATGGCTACCGAAACGAACGCAGGGACGGACAAAGGGGTCGGCGTCGCCCTTGCTTGTGCGGCCGTCGTCGCAGTTGGGGCAGTGTTGATGATCACTGGAGCTTCGGATCTCGAGGGTGCAGCAGGCTTTGGCGCGGCAATGGTCTTTAGCGCAATCGCAATCGTTGCGATTCACCTCTGGGGCTAA
- a CDS encoding dCTP deaminase/dUTPase family protein: MSADDPSANADRNPIAEVVDNLIYEPTQVHEHGIDLTASAIYEVAAPGRLDFGGDELVDADLEPVETELHNPDDEFGWWSLEGGQYVIQHNEFLTDPDMALLLQPRNELLARGGSHPSVQVGSHLPLVPLTVPDGGLEIKENARVSTLVALGRTE, encoded by the coding sequence ATGTCTGCTGATGATCCATCCGCGAACGCAGATCGAAATCCAATCGCAGAGGTCGTCGATAACCTGATCTATGAACCGACGCAGGTCCACGAGCACGGGATCGATCTAACGGCGAGTGCGATCTACGAAGTCGCCGCACCGGGGCGACTCGACTTCGGCGGCGACGAACTCGTAGACGCCGACTTAGAGCCGGTCGAGACCGAACTCCACAACCCTGACGACGAGTTCGGCTGGTGGTCACTCGAGGGTGGCCAGTACGTGATCCAGCACAACGAGTTTCTGACGGACCCCGACATGGCGCTATTGCTCCAGCCGCGAAACGAACTCCTCGCGCGCGGTGGCTCCCATCCGTCGGTACAGGTCGGCTCGCACCTGCCGCTGGTGCCACTGACCGTTCCAGACGGTGGCCTCGAGATCAAAGAGAACGCGCGGGTGTCGACGCTGGTGGCACTGGGTCGGACAGAGTAA
- the nikR gene encoding nickel-responsive transcriptional regulator NikR, which yields MAVVSVSMPDELLERLDQFADEHGYTGRSEVVREASRNLLGEFEDTRLEERDLMGLVTILFDYETTSVEERMMHLRHEHENLVASNFHSHVGDHYCMELFVLEGELEDISTFVGKIRATQDALTVDYSVIPVDDFDPISQEHS from the coding sequence ATGGCAGTTGTAAGCGTCTCGATGCCCGACGAACTTCTCGAGCGACTCGACCAGTTCGCCGACGAGCATGGCTACACCGGCCGTAGCGAAGTCGTCCGAGAGGCCTCTCGGAATCTCCTCGGCGAGTTCGAAGATACGCGACTCGAGGAGCGCGACCTCATGGGACTCGTCACGATTTTGTTCGACTACGAGACCACGAGCGTCGAAGAGCGGATGATGCACCTGCGTCACGAACACGAAAACCTCGTCGCCTCGAACTTCCACAGCCACGTTGGCGACCACTACTGCATGGAACTGTTCGTCCTCGAGGGCGAACTCGAGGATATCTCGACGTTTGTCGGGAAAATCCGTGCAACACAGGATGCGCTGACGGTTGATTACTCTGTGATTCCGGTCGATGATTTCGATCCGATTTCACAGGAACACTCCTGA
- a CDS encoding carbon-nitrogen family hydrolase — MPPTTDPTQTDATLTIGLAQLQVEAGAEERTLERALEAIAEAATRGVDLVALPELFTVGYFAFDQYDASAEPLEGETLTRLQEAADAHDVALLAGTVVEDLAATESVPTPASEGLANTAVLFDADGTRQLVYRKHHLFGYDSAESDLLVPGERLETATIGGVTVGVTTCYDLRFPELYRRLVDAGAELILVPSAWPYPRIEHWETLSRARAIENQCYVATINGSGTFSTDDGDTTLLGRSTVSDPWGVTLASSGDDPALVTADIEPETVTDVREEFPALRDRRL, encoded by the coding sequence ATGCCCCCAACCACAGATCCGACCCAAACGGACGCCACACTGACGATTGGACTCGCCCAGCTACAGGTCGAGGCTGGGGCTGAGGAGCGAACCCTCGAGCGGGCGCTCGAGGCGATTGCCGAGGCGGCAACCCGCGGCGTCGATCTCGTTGCGCTGCCGGAGTTGTTCACGGTCGGCTACTTCGCGTTCGACCAGTACGACGCGAGTGCTGAACCGCTCGAGGGCGAGACGCTGACGCGTCTGCAAGAGGCTGCCGACGCGCACGACGTGGCGCTTCTTGCGGGTACCGTCGTCGAAGACCTCGCGGCGACCGAGAGCGTTCCAACGCCAGCCTCCGAAGGCCTCGCGAACACTGCTGTGCTCTTTGATGCCGATGGCACGCGACAACTCGTCTACCGCAAACACCATCTCTTTGGCTACGACTCCGCCGAATCGGACCTGCTCGTTCCCGGTGAGCGCCTTGAGACGGCAACAATTGGTGGCGTCACGGTCGGTGTAACGACTTGCTACGACCTTCGCTTTCCGGAACTCTATCGTCGACTGGTCGACGCCGGTGCCGAACTCATACTCGTCCCGAGCGCGTGGCCCTATCCGCGCATCGAACACTGGGAGACGCTCTCGAGAGCGCGGGCAATCGAAAACCAATGCTACGTCGCGACGATCAACGGGTCGGGAACGTTTTCGACAGACGACGGCGACACGACGCTGCTCGGTCGGTCAACCGTCTCCGATCCCTGGGGCGTGACACTCGCCTCGAGCGGTGACGACCCCGCGCTCGTCACTGCCGATATCGAGCCCGAAACAGTCACAGACGTTCGCGAGGAGTTTCCAGCCCTTCGGGACCGACGCTTGTGA
- a CDS encoding phosphate signaling complex PhoU family protein: METRKVQRLGPSTLAMTLPAEWASEHDVEKGDEVSLRTSGKGTLTVMPESASSEETEAIIHADDLSADAVERAIVAQYVLGRRVIRIERKEGALSSEHINAVYRAETQLMGLGVIEETPESIAIRCSVDPEDFTLDNLLERLERTGQTMRGEGIKALAHGNPDLAQRALNRERQANKIFVLLLRLIFTAYQNPNLARAVGLDSGFPLIGYRSIAKNLELTADNGEDIAEIVIEAEDHDIDVDSSVMRDIREMNELVDEITTVSVEAAVERDYDKSNHVRGLFHEITEREDEILNGLPEMPNEDLLRVREVLVSLEQTAQYAMRNAEIAANLALNEESEHTTIN; the protein is encoded by the coding sequence ATGGAAACCCGGAAAGTGCAGCGCCTCGGTCCGTCCACGCTTGCGATGACGCTCCCCGCCGAGTGGGCATCCGAGCACGATGTCGAGAAAGGCGATGAAGTCTCGCTGCGAACCAGTGGCAAGGGAACGCTGACGGTCATGCCCGAATCCGCCAGCTCTGAGGAAACGGAAGCGATCATCCACGCCGACGATCTCAGTGCCGATGCGGTCGAGCGGGCAATCGTCGCCCAGTACGTCCTCGGCCGACGCGTCATCCGGATCGAACGCAAAGAGGGTGCCCTCTCATCCGAACACATCAACGCCGTCTACCGGGCCGAGACCCAACTAATGGGCCTCGGTGTGATTGAGGAAACACCCGAAAGCATCGCTATCCGCTGTTCGGTCGACCCCGAGGACTTCACCCTCGATAACCTTCTCGAGCGCCTCGAGCGAACCGGCCAGACGATGCGTGGCGAGGGAATCAAGGCCCTTGCTCACGGCAATCCTGACCTCGCACAGCGAGCGCTCAACCGCGAGCGACAGGCGAACAAGATCTTCGTCCTCCTGTTGCGCCTGATCTTTACGGCCTACCAGAACCCGAATCTCGCGCGGGCTGTCGGTCTCGATAGCGGCTTCCCACTGATTGGCTACCGTTCAATCGCGAAGAACCTCGAGTTGACTGCGGACAACGGCGAGGACATCGCCGAAATCGTCATCGAAGCCGAGGATCACGATATCGACGTCGACAGTTCCGTGATGCGCGATATTCGCGAGATGAACGAACTGGTCGACGAAATTACGACCGTTTCGGTCGAAGCGGCCGTCGAACGTGATTACGATAAATCGAATCACGTCCGCGGACTGTTCCACGAAATTACCGAGCGCGAAGACGAAATCCTCAATGGCCTCCCCGAGATGCCAAACGAAGACCTGCTTCGCGTTCGAGAAGTCCTCGTCAGCCTCGAGCAGACAGCCCAGTACGCGATGCGAAACGCTGAAATCGCGGCGAATCTGGCGCTGAACGAAGAGTCCGAGCACACGACGATCAACTGA
- a CDS encoding O-methyltransferase has protein sequence MVEVLSDEITRFVRTVGPDTDETLAEMDAYAEQEGFPHVGPEVGGVLRLLARLSNAERVFEFGSGYGYSAYWFAGALPDDGEIVLTEVDEDELEMAREYMAEGGYDDIAQYELGDALEAIERYDGPFETVLIDHQKHRYVEAFDAVREKVPVGGVVVADNAIAAGPLEFDKLLALAEGDETVADDANKYTRGIADYLERVTEDPAFETVVLPVGEGIAVSYRVE, from the coding sequence ATGGTCGAGGTACTCAGCGACGAGATCACTCGCTTCGTTCGTACAGTTGGTCCGGACACCGACGAGACGCTCGCGGAGATGGACGCCTACGCCGAACAGGAGGGCTTTCCCCACGTCGGCCCTGAGGTCGGTGGCGTCCTTCGATTACTCGCCCGACTCAGCAACGCCGAGCGCGTGTTCGAGTTCGGTTCCGGCTATGGCTACTCGGCGTACTGGTTCGCAGGCGCGCTTCCTGACGACGGCGAGATCGTCCTCACCGAAGTCGACGAAGACGAACTCGAGATGGCCCGCGAGTACATGGCCGAGGGTGGCTACGACGACATCGCGCAGTACGAACTGGGTGACGCACTCGAGGCAATCGAGCGCTACGACGGCCCCTTCGAGACGGTGTTGATCGACCACCAGAAACACCGCTACGTCGAGGCGTTCGACGCCGTCCGCGAGAAGGTCCCTGTTGGCGGCGTCGTCGTCGCGGATAACGCAATCGCTGCCGGGCCGCTCGAGTTCGACAAACTGCTCGCACTCGCGGAGGGCGATGAGACGGTCGCTGACGATGCGAACAAATACACGCGCGGGATCGCCGACTATCTCGAGCGCGTCACCGAAGATCCGGCCTTCGAGACGGTCGTGCTCCCAGTGGGAGAAGGAATCGCCGTGAGTTATCGCGTCGAGTAA
- a CDS encoding creatininase family protein yields MYLPEQAWPDLTEYVETESLAVIPIGSTEQHGPHLPEGTDHLIAEALARAATDRTDVLCTPPLRIGVSSHHRQFPGTMWVEPPVFRDFVESVSRNLTYHGIDRIVYVNAHGGNVAHLREVGKRLHDDETAYALEWMWDESIPDLLEEVFETPGPHGGPKETAMIMHIAEELVHEDRLEAARDGGAVFDFDAERVHGSTTFYDTIDNSQNGVFGDQTEATAEIGEELFEAATDQLVALLEWLDAQPLEALMPQPRVTSHDDGHAR; encoded by the coding sequence ATGTACCTTCCCGAGCAGGCGTGGCCGGATTTGACCGAGTACGTCGAAACCGAATCGCTTGCGGTCATCCCAATTGGCTCGACCGAACAACACGGCCCGCACCTTCCAGAAGGAACTGATCACCTGATCGCCGAAGCGCTGGCTCGAGCAGCCACAGACCGGACTGACGTGCTCTGTACGCCGCCACTCCGGATCGGCGTCAGTTCTCACCACCGACAGTTTCCCGGCACGATGTGGGTCGAGCCGCCGGTGTTTCGCGACTTCGTCGAGAGCGTCTCGCGGAACCTTACCTATCACGGCATCGACCGCATCGTCTACGTCAACGCCCACGGCGGCAACGTCGCCCATCTCCGCGAGGTTGGCAAACGGCTCCACGATGATGAGACTGCCTACGCCCTCGAGTGGATGTGGGACGAGTCGATTCCCGACCTACTCGAGGAAGTCTTCGAGACGCCCGGTCCCCACGGCGGTCCCAAGGAGACAGCGATGATCATGCACATCGCTGAAGAACTTGTCCATGAGGATCGGCTCGAGGCGGCTCGTGATGGCGGAGCCGTCTTCGATTTCGACGCTGAACGCGTCCACGGCTCGACGACGTTCTACGACACGATTGACAACAGTCAAAACGGCGTTTTCGGCGATCAAACGGAGGCCACGGCCGAAATCGGCGAGGAACTGTTCGAGGCCGCGACAGACCAACTCGTTGCGCTGCTCGAGTGGCTCGATGCTCAACCCCTCGAGGCACTCATGCCACAGCCTCGAGTGACGAGCCACGACGACGGACACGCTAGATAG
- a CDS encoding sugar phosphate nucleotidyltransferase gives MDSISAVVLAGGEGSRLRPLTHYRPKPLLPAATTPILEHVFDQLIEAGVTDITVVVGYKRQRVQSHFGSTYRNIPLTYVTQDHQFGSGHALLAADGTVEGPMLVVNGDQFVESAIIEDVLEAHDGDNAVATLGVLNRMDLDPYGGVVLEDETVTAVVENPDDDRSYRLNAGVYVFESEIFEAIRDAESRAGEQSLTDGIAELLDHGEPVRGTVSDGVWVDATYPWDLLDVSFELLESGVVDEKRAAPVAETATVHESAVIRDPVVIAPDCEVGAGAVVGPFTCLGENATVGSNAVVERSVIDSDTRIGANATVIDCVTGVGVTIGNGTAIPGGPGDVRVGDRIFEGERLCALLGDRVMDRGGSTYVPGAVIGPDVSVEAGATVHGTIAEDTEVRS, from the coding sequence ATGGATTCGATCTCTGCTGTCGTTCTTGCGGGAGGCGAGGGGTCTCGCCTTCGCCCGCTCACGCACTATCGGCCAAAGCCGCTGTTACCGGCTGCAACGACGCCGATCCTCGAGCACGTCTTTGATCAGTTGATCGAGGCGGGCGTGACGGACATCACCGTTGTCGTCGGCTACAAACGCCAACGCGTGCAGTCACACTTCGGGTCGACCTACCGCAACATTCCGCTGACCTACGTCACACAGGACCACCAGTTCGGCAGCGGCCACGCCCTGCTGGCTGCGGATGGAACCGTTGAGGGACCGATGCTCGTCGTCAACGGCGACCAGTTCGTCGAGAGTGCGATCATCGAAGACGTCCTCGAGGCCCACGACGGCGACAATGCGGTCGCGACACTCGGCGTCCTCAACCGGATGGACCTCGACCCCTACGGCGGCGTCGTCCTCGAGGACGAGACGGTTACCGCAGTCGTCGAAAACCCGGACGACGACCGGAGCTATCGACTCAACGCGGGCGTCTACGTCTTCGAATCCGAGATTTTCGAGGCGATTCGCGACGCCGAGTCTCGAGCGGGCGAACAGTCGTTGACCGACGGCATCGCCGAACTCCTCGACCACGGCGAACCCGTGCGAGGAACGGTTTCAGACGGTGTGTGGGTCGATGCGACCTACCCGTGGGATCTGCTCGACGTCTCCTTCGAACTGCTCGAGAGCGGTGTCGTCGACGAGAAGCGAGCCGCGCCGGTCGCTGAGACGGCAACGGTTCACGAGTCGGCCGTGATTCGCGATCCGGTTGTTATCGCCCCCGACTGCGAGGTTGGGGCGGGTGCCGTCGTCGGGCCGTTTACCTGTCTCGGCGAGAATGCGACCGTCGGCTCGAACGCGGTCGTCGAACGAAGCGTGATCGACTCGGATACGCGAATCGGTGCCAACGCGACGGTTATCGACTGCGTGACCGGCGTTGGCGTCACGATTGGCAACGGCACGGCGATTCCGGGCGGCCCCGGCGACGTTCGCGTTGGCGACCGCATCTTCGAGGGTGAGCGACTGTGTGCGCTGCTCGGTGATCGTGTCATGGACCGAGGTGGAAGCACGTACGTGCCAGGGGCCGTCATCGGCCCGGATGTCTCCGTCGAAGCCGGAGCCACCGTCCACGGAACCATCGCCGAAGACACAGAGGTTCGATCCTAA
- a CDS encoding PAS domain-containing protein, whose translation MSERAESTDSTFWTAGEDHGGLAGYRALVELVDGGVVQCSADGRLVALDETFLELTTDARERLLGEPVSAVFDSRRDGEAGSDSTVSHSSEFPSDFLADDTTDTEPIPIDVRTADGDRIPCTIRLKRFSAADDDDPNYFVGIVDPVESAHTDEQPDQSLAIAQSPLSSVLEEADVGVFVLDSNVDIAWINETAERYFGLERSAVIGRDKRAVIAAQLEDRIADFSTFRDTVTATYDDNTYVEQFECRVLPGDDREPRWLEHRSHPIESGPYAGGRIELYYDVTDRRRRTYQLRRLNEAVTDWLEATSEVDAAERACHSLRDVLDLEVNGVFRYDPDAQALSPIAISEPGKALFDEPPTFERGEGIAWRVYESGTPEIYDDVRSDPDVYNLETRIRSEIILPIGEYGIIIAGSEQPGAFDRGDLSLLKIAASSLESTFNRIENERQLERERGQMEKLLRTAPVAIAVTDADGEIVRANRHATDLPGFPTQQAVNSEETPTLYDADGDPLPPERTPAARALARGEPVIDVEIAAEDATGERTWFIVNAAPIFDAEGAVERVITVGEDITKLKTHQRQLERRKSELETELSEILGRISDAFYALDEDCRFTHVNDRAGALLQRSPDELRGRHLSEVYDESSDTESDADRIQQQFHDALTSQERVSFESYDATADAWLEFNAYPSETGLSVYFRDVTERKTYERQLEASNERLEQFAYAASHDLQEPLRMVSSYLRLIEQRYGDDLDADGVEFLEYATDGADRMRAMIDGLLTYSRVETQGNSLEPVDLEQVLADVREDMQFRIAETNAEVRTSSLPTVRGDSDQLRQVFQNLLSNAIEYSGDEPPKIDISSERVGSEWHLAVTDHGIGIESDDTERVFEVFQRLHSRDTHDGTGIGLAVCKRIVERHGGEIGIDTEPGVGTTISLTLPAVESDAGQE comes from the coding sequence ATGAGCGAACGGGCAGAATCGACCGACTCGACATTCTGGACTGCCGGGGAGGACCATGGTGGACTCGCTGGCTACCGAGCGCTCGTCGAGTTGGTTGATGGCGGCGTCGTTCAATGCAGTGCTGATGGCCGCCTGGTCGCGCTCGACGAGACCTTTCTCGAGTTGACGACCGACGCTCGTGAGCGCCTGCTGGGAGAACCGGTCAGTGCCGTCTTCGACTCTCGACGCGATGGTGAAGCCGGCAGCGACTCCACAGTTTCCCACTCGAGCGAGTTCCCGTCTGACTTTCTCGCCGACGACACAACCGACACGGAACCGATTCCGATCGATGTTCGGACGGCTGACGGAGACCGGATTCCGTGTACCATCCGGCTGAAACGCTTTTCTGCTGCGGACGACGATGACCCGAACTATTTCGTCGGCATCGTCGATCCAGTCGAATCAGCGCACACCGACGAACAGCCGGACCAGTCGCTGGCTATTGCCCAGTCACCCCTCTCGTCCGTTCTCGAGGAAGCCGATGTCGGCGTCTTCGTGCTCGATTCGAACGTCGACATCGCCTGGATCAACGAGACGGCAGAACGCTACTTCGGCCTCGAGCGGTCAGCCGTTATCGGCCGGGACAAACGCGCTGTTATCGCAGCGCAACTCGAGGACCGGATCGCCGACTTTTCGACGTTTCGAGACACTGTCACCGCGACCTACGACGATAACACCTACGTCGAACAGTTCGAGTGCCGGGTCCTCCCCGGTGACGACCGAGAGCCACGCTGGCTCGAGCACCGGAGCCACCCGATTGAGTCCGGCCCGTACGCGGGCGGGCGAATCGAACTCTACTACGACGTGACCGACCGCCGTCGCCGGACCTACCAGTTGCGCCGGCTCAACGAGGCCGTCACCGACTGGCTCGAGGCGACTTCTGAGGTGGATGCAGCCGAACGCGCCTGTCACAGCCTGCGAGACGTCCTTGATCTCGAGGTCAACGGTGTCTTTCGCTACGACCCAGACGCTCAGGCGCTGTCTCCGATTGCAATCTCGGAGCCGGGGAAAGCACTGTTCGACGAGCCGCCGACGTTCGAACGCGGCGAGGGAATCGCCTGGCGCGTCTACGAAAGCGGAACACCGGAAATCTACGATGACGTCAGATCTGATCCGGACGTCTACAATCTCGAGACACGGATCCGAAGCGAGATTATCCTCCCAATCGGTGAGTACGGCATCATCATCGCCGGCTCGGAACAGCCGGGTGCGTTCGACCGCGGCGATCTCTCGTTGCTCAAAATCGCCGCCTCGAGCCTCGAGTCGACGTTTAACCGCATCGAAAACGAACGCCAACTCGAGCGCGAACGCGGCCAGATGGAGAAACTCCTCCGAACTGCGCCAGTCGCAATCGCCGTGACGGACGCCGATGGCGAGATTGTACGGGCGAATCGACACGCCACGGATCTGCCTGGCTTTCCGACACAACAGGCCGTCAACAGTGAGGAGACGCCGACGCTGTACGATGCAGACGGCGACCCGCTCCCGCCTGAGCGCACGCCGGCGGCTCGCGCACTGGCACGCGGCGAGCCAGTCATCGACGTCGAAATCGCAGCCGAGGACGCAACTGGCGAGCGGACGTGGTTCATCGTCAACGCCGCGCCCATCTTCGACGCCGAGGGGGCCGTCGAACGCGTGATTACCGTCGGCGAAGACATCACGAAACTCAAAACACACCAGCGGCAACTCGAGCGCCGAAAGAGCGAACTCGAGACTGAACTGAGCGAGATTCTGGGTCGTATCTCGGATGCGTTTTACGCACTTGATGAGGACTGTCGGTTCACCCACGTCAACGACCGAGCTGGGGCGCTGTTACAGCGCTCGCCGGACGAACTGCGTGGTCGCCATCTCAGTGAGGTCTACGACGAATCGTCGGATACCGAGAGCGACGCCGACCGCATTCAACAACAGTTCCACGATGCGTTGACGTCCCAGGAACGGGTAAGCTTCGAATCGTACGATGCGACGGCAGACGCCTGGCTCGAGTTCAACGCGTATCCCTCTGAAACCGGCCTCTCGGTCTACTTTCGGGACGTCACTGAGCGGAAAACATACGAACGCCAACTCGAGGCCTCGAACGAGCGCTTAGAGCAGTTTGCCTACGCCGCCAGTCACGACTTACAAGAGCCGTTACGGATGGTCTCGAGCTACCTGCGCTTGATCGAGCAGCGCTACGGCGATGATCTCGATGCGGACGGCGTGGAGTTCCTCGAGTATGCAACCGACGGCGCAGATCGAATGCGTGCGATGATCGACGGACTACTTACCTACTCGCGCGTCGAAACGCAGGGTAATTCACTCGAGCCGGTCGACCTCGAGCAGGTACTTGCAGACGTCAGAGAAGACATGCAGTTCCGAATTGCTGAAACCAATGCCGAGGTGAGAACGAGTTCGTTGCCGACAGTCCGTGGCGACTCGGATCAGCTTCGGCAGGTGTTTCAGAACTTGCTGTCGAACGCAATCGAATACAGCGGCGACGAGCCGCCAAAAATCGACATCTCGAGTGAGCGCGTTGGCTCGGAGTGGCACCTCGCTGTTACTGACCACGGAATCGGTATCGAGAGCGACGATACAGAGCGCGTATTCGAGGTGTTCCAGCGACTGCATAGTCGAGACACACACGATGGGACAGGGATCGGACTCGCGGTCTGCAAGCGGATTGTCGAACGTCATGGGGGTGAGATCGGGATCGATACCGAACCCGGCGTGGGGACGACGATTTCGTTGACGCTGCCTGCAGTCGAGAGCGACGCAGGCCAGGAGTAG